The Stieleria maiorica genome includes the window CTGCAGTCACCATGGAACGCACGGTGTTGGCTGAACGGCCGAATGTCGCAGATCGCTTTGACGTCGACGTAGTTCGGGTTGCAACCGCCGATCAGGACGTTGCCTTCGTCGCCGGTTCCGATCACCGCGATGCGGACGGGATCTTTGACTTGGCCGTAGCCGAAGTACGCGGCGCCCAGGCCGGCACCGCTGACGGCTCCGGTGGCGACAATGCCTCGCAAAAAGTCGCGGCGATTGACGTCGTAGTAACTGGTCACGGCGTTGTAATAGTTTTGTTTCCCTACTTCACGCTCGTCATTGGAGAGCTTGTCGACCATGGGATTCACCTCAGATTGGGGTTCGTGCTTGATTTGGGATGTGATGGGATTCGTCAGTCAATCGGAAGCGTGCGGGCGGCCTGGCTGCGGGTGAACCACTGGGCCGCGACGCTTCCCGCGCTTGCTAGGTGTCGGCGGGCCGCTTTGCGACGTTCCGCCGAATCAACAGGTGGATGAAAAAGTCCAACCCTGCGAAGCGTCCTGCTCCCGTTCCCGCCAGAACCAAACAGGCCATGCATTCGATCAGTTGGTAATTGCTACTCGTCGGTCCGGTTCCTGGCGGGTACTGGCTCAAAAATACTGAACCGAGAAAACCGGCCGCAGCTAACGCCGCAACGGGGGTGAACAGCCCCAACAACAAACACCAACCGACGGCCAAGTCGAAGTACGGCACGAATCGATTGATCACACTGGTATCGACCATCGCGGTCCGCGGCTTGACCAGTTCCAGCGGCGGAGAGAGTTGGCGTTGGTTGGGGGCGGCCAGTGAATTGATCGTGCCCTCATACCCCGCCCATAACTCGTCCAGCGCCGCGAGGGCGGGCTTCAGTTTCGCGTCGTTCTCCTTCTGGACGGTTTCGATTTGGCCGGCCAGACTCTCCACACCGACGCGATCGTCCTGCGTTTTTAACGCTTCAATCCGCGCCCGCCCCAGATCGTACTCCTCCAGATCGTCGGCGTATTCGTCCAACACCGCCTGGTGGTTTTTCAGCAGCGCTTCAAGCGCTTCGTTGGCGATCGCCCGTTCTTTATCACCAAAGGTGTAGTAATCCGCGGCGCGATCACGGTACATCTCCAACCACCAACGCGTGAATTCGGGATCACGTCGAACCGTACCGTCGTAATCCCAGACCGTTTTGCGAAATTCATCCGCCAACGGCCCCTTGGCGTTGGCGAAAAATGGTGCCGCGTCCCAATCGCCTTGACGATACTTTTCACTCCCTTCGCTGTGAAAATGCCAGCCGATGGAAAGTCGCAGAAGGACGAGCATCGTGATCGCGATGATGCCCAAGATTCGGGGCGAAATCCCCCAACCGACAGCTAATCGAAGAGGCGTGAGCAAGATGTTTCGCACGGTGACAGGAAACTCCAGGGCATGATAGGCGGGTGGGAAGTGGTGCGGCGGGGGGCCGGCGAAAGAGGGCGTTTCGAAAGACGAAACCAGAAGCCATTCATTATGGACGAGAAACCGCCTCTCGCCAAGGATAAACGGAGGGTGAAACGGCGACGATTCGACCGCTTCTTTTCGGTCGGGGCCCGCGCGGGCCCCGGTGTCCGCGCGTGTTTGTGGTTTTCGACGGTATTCGACACCACAACTGACTTTTCAGAAAACCGATTGTCGTCTACACTCCCCGGCCCGGCATTGCCTGACGGTGGTGGCCCTTACGACTGTGAATCGTGAACCTGGTCAGGACTTAAGTGTAGCAGCCATAAGCGGTGTAGCTTTGTGTGAGGGCCACCTCCGCC containing:
- a CDS encoding DoxX family protein — its product is MLVLLRLSIGWHFHSEGSEKYRQGDWDAAPFFANAKGPLADEFRKTVWDYDGTVRRDPEFTRWWLEMYRDRAADYYTFGDKERAIANEALEALLKNHQAVLDEYADDLEEYDLGRARIEALKTQDDRVGVESLAGQIETVQKENDAKLKPALAALDELWAGYEGTINSLAAPNQRQLSPPLELVKPRTAMVDTSVINRFVPYFDLAVGWCLLLGLFTPVAALAAAGFLGSVFLSQYPPGTGPTSSNYQLIECMACLVLAGTGAGRFAGLDFFIHLLIRRNVAKRPADT